The Microbacterium sp. Nx66 genome contains a region encoding:
- the hflX gene encoding GTPase HflX, whose translation MTETKTPSTDDQTVDRVLANAEKRSEVRTFGAAQALQDEATAAHSTADGEQWDLEDRHALRRVGGLSTELEDVTEVEYRQLRLENVVLVGVYPQGAQEDAENSLRELAALAETAGAVVLDGVLQRRPHPDAATYLGRGKAQELKDIVAAVGADTVIADTELAPSQRRALEDVVKVKVIDRTTVILDIFSQHAKSREGKAQVELAQLEYLLPRLRGWGESMSRQAGGQVGAGGAGMGSRGPGETKIELDRRRIRTKMALLRKQIRDFAPAREAKRAERKRNTIPSVAIAGYTNAGKSSLLNALTSAGVLVENALFATLDATVRRSETEDGRVYTLTDTVGFVRNLPHQLVEAFRSTLEEVGDADVVLHVVDGSHPDPAGQLQTVRDVMGDVGVRDMPELVVFNKADLIPEDERLVLRGLEPRAHFVSSRSGEGIAELRAAIEEALPKPAVELHAVIPYDRGDLVAAIHETGMLLSVEHEEAGTAVHAHVSERLAADLAPFVVAD comes from the coding sequence ATGACGGAGACGAAGACACCCTCCACCGACGACCAGACGGTCGACCGCGTGCTGGCGAACGCAGAGAAGCGCTCCGAGGTGCGCACGTTCGGCGCCGCGCAGGCACTCCAGGACGAAGCGACGGCCGCGCATTCGACGGCCGACGGCGAACAGTGGGACCTCGAAGATCGGCACGCGCTGCGGCGCGTGGGTGGTCTGTCCACCGAACTCGAGGACGTCACCGAGGTCGAGTACCGCCAGCTCCGGCTGGAGAACGTCGTGCTCGTCGGGGTGTACCCGCAGGGTGCCCAGGAGGACGCGGAGAATTCGCTGCGCGAACTCGCGGCGCTCGCGGAGACAGCGGGCGCGGTCGTGCTCGACGGCGTGCTGCAGCGCCGCCCGCACCCGGATGCCGCCACCTACCTCGGGCGAGGCAAGGCCCAGGAGCTGAAGGACATCGTCGCGGCGGTCGGCGCCGACACGGTCATCGCCGACACCGAGCTGGCGCCCAGCCAGCGACGAGCGCTCGAGGACGTCGTGAAGGTCAAGGTGATCGACCGGACCACTGTGATCCTCGACATCTTCAGCCAGCATGCCAAAAGCCGGGAGGGCAAGGCCCAGGTCGAGCTCGCACAGCTCGAGTACCTGCTGCCGCGCCTGCGTGGTTGGGGTGAATCGATGAGCCGTCAGGCCGGTGGACAGGTCGGCGCCGGCGGCGCCGGTATGGGTTCGCGCGGTCCTGGTGAGACGAAGATCGAGCTCGACCGTCGACGCATCCGGACGAAGATGGCGCTGCTGCGCAAGCAGATCCGCGACTTCGCCCCGGCACGTGAGGCGAAGCGCGCCGAGCGCAAGCGGAACACGATCCCGTCTGTCGCCATCGCCGGATACACGAACGCCGGAAAGTCCAGTCTGCTCAATGCGCTGACGAGCGCGGGCGTCCTCGTGGAGAACGCGCTGTTCGCCACCCTCGACGCGACCGTGCGGCGCTCGGAGACCGAGGACGGCCGCGTGTACACGCTGACCGACACCGTCGGCTTCGTGCGCAACCTGCCGCACCAGCTCGTCGAAGCCTTCCGTTCGACGCTGGAGGAGGTCGGGGACGCAGACGTCGTCCTCCACGTGGTCGACGGCTCGCACCCCGATCCGGCCGGACAGCTGCAGACCGTGCGTGACGTGATGGGCGACGTCGGTGTGCGTGACATGCCGGAGCTCGTCGTCTTCAACAAGGCCGATCTGATCCCCGAAGACGAGCGGCTGGTTCTCCGCGGCCTGGAGCCGCGGGCGCACTTCGTGTCGTCGCGGTCGGGTGAGGGCATCGCCGAACTCCGTGCAGCGATCGAGGAGGCCCTGCCGAAGCCCGCGGTCGAGCTCCACGCCGTGATCCCTTACGACCGTGGAGACCTTGTCGCCGCGATCCACGAGACCGGGATGCTGCTGTCGGTCGAGCACGAGGAGGCGGGTACCGCCGTCCACGCGCACGTGTCGGAGCGCCTCGCCGCCGACCTCGCCCCCTTCGTCGTCGCCGACTGA
- a CDS encoding SIMPL domain-containing protein, whose translation MSDVTVTVRGEHEARLSPERATIRVTVRAEGPERATVVDHVLRLTEPVRSSIVGRVDAGTALDWSSTRLSVRAERPWNAEGKRLAPVYYASIDVTATFAEASELSLWISDISAWDGVEIGWVDWHLTPETRVRVEREVAAQAVGVAVTRAEAYAAALGLAQVTPVEIADTGLLSSTTPAPGAPLGKARGAVAFAADAAPAMEYEPQDIVLTATVEARFLAR comes from the coding sequence ATGAGCGATGTGACAGTCACCGTCCGCGGCGAACACGAGGCGCGTCTGTCGCCGGAACGGGCGACCATCCGCGTCACGGTGCGCGCAGAGGGTCCGGAGCGCGCGACCGTCGTCGACCACGTTCTGCGTCTGACCGAACCCGTCCGCAGCAGCATCGTGGGACGTGTGGATGCCGGCACCGCCCTCGACTGGAGCAGCACGCGACTCTCGGTGCGTGCCGAGCGCCCGTGGAACGCCGAGGGGAAGCGTCTCGCCCCGGTGTACTACGCGAGCATCGACGTGACCGCGACCTTCGCGGAGGCCTCGGAGCTTTCCCTCTGGATCTCCGACATCTCCGCGTGGGACGGTGTCGAGATCGGTTGGGTCGACTGGCATCTCACCCCGGAGACCCGCGTCCGCGTGGAACGAGAGGTCGCCGCACAGGCCGTCGGCGTGGCCGTGACGAGGGCCGAGGCCTACGCCGCTGCTCTCGGTCTCGCCCAGGTGACTCCCGTGGAGATCGCTGACACCGGCCTGCTCTCCTCCACGACGCCGGCGCCGGGCGCTCCGCTCGGGAAGGCACGCGGCGCCGTCGCCTTCGCGGCCGATGCCGCCCCCGCCATGGAGTACGAGCCGCAGGATATCGTGCTCACGGCAACCGTCGAGGCGCGGTTCCTCGCTCGCTGA
- a CDS encoding DUF7882 family protein, giving the protein MGFIMYDGTSQLHIEDRALAHLKVVIATKLRRNESFTVSWTHPEGEAYGRSTIWLHPAIPLRFTFEGREPPKLNPQWIEDLMQSANSTGGIHLVDEIVQGSTPGRDDRSPASS; this is encoded by the coding sequence ATGGGGTTCATCATGTACGACGGCACGAGCCAGCTCCACATCGAAGACCGAGCGCTCGCGCACCTCAAGGTCGTGATCGCGACGAAGCTCCGACGCAACGAGAGCTTCACGGTGTCCTGGACCCACCCCGAGGGAGAGGCCTACGGTCGCTCTACGATCTGGCTGCATCCGGCGATCCCGCTGCGCTTCACGTTCGAAGGTCGGGAGCCGCCGAAACTGAATCCGCAGTGGATCGAGGATCTGATGCAGTCGGCCAACTCGACTGGGGGGATCCACCTCGTCGACGAGATCGTCCAGGGGTCGACGCCCGGACGAGACGACAGGAGCCCCGCCTCGTCATGA
- a CDS encoding inositol monophosphatase family protein, protein MTATSDAADLRADLQLALRLADAADAQSLPRFDAADLVISTKADHSHVTDADLATERAIRRLLEEERPDDGIFGEEFGAQGSTARQWIIDPIDGTANFLRGVPLWGTMIALAIDGVPRVGVVSMPALGRRWWAATGHGAWTVDDRTERRLATSSVSALDEASVSFQSIAQWRDAGQLDALLRLSEHVWRDRAYGDVYAYMLLAEGRLEAVAEFDVKEYDIAAAVAIVNEAGGRMTAFDGSETISARSTLATNGILHDDFLRLLHD, encoded by the coding sequence GTGACCGCCACTTCCGACGCCGCTGACCTGCGCGCCGATCTCCAGCTCGCCCTTCGCCTCGCCGACGCCGCGGACGCGCAGTCGCTCCCCCGGTTCGACGCTGCCGATCTGGTGATCTCCACGAAGGCGGATCACTCCCACGTGACCGACGCCGACCTCGCCACGGAGCGCGCGATCCGCCGACTCCTCGAGGAGGAACGTCCCGACGACGGCATCTTCGGCGAGGAGTTCGGCGCCCAGGGCAGCACCGCGCGGCAGTGGATCATCGATCCGATCGACGGCACGGCGAACTTCCTCCGGGGCGTCCCGCTGTGGGGCACGATGATCGCTCTCGCGATCGACGGTGTGCCACGGGTCGGCGTGGTCAGCATGCCGGCGCTCGGTCGACGGTGGTGGGCGGCGACGGGACACGGCGCCTGGACCGTCGATGACCGCACGGAGCGACGCCTCGCCACCTCCTCCGTCTCGGCGCTGGATGAGGCCAGCGTGAGTTTCCAGAGCATCGCCCAGTGGCGCGACGCCGGGCAGCTGGACGCCCTGCTGCGTCTGAGCGAGCACGTCTGGCGCGATCGGGCGTACGGCGATGTCTATGCGTACATGCTCCTGGCGGAGGGACGATTGGAAGCCGTCGCCGAGTTCGATGTGAAGGAATACGACATCGCCGCCGCCGTGGCCATCGTCAACGAGGCGGGTGGGCGCATGACGGCTTTCGACGGTTCCGAGACGATCTCGGCGCGCTCGACGCTCGCCACCAACGGCATCCTTCACGACGACTTCCTCCGTCTTCTACACGACTGA
- a CDS encoding DUF7882 family protein, whose translation MGKFIYENSVKVDIEDRALTHIQLVMTAKLRRGEPFGFTWKDDVSMGGGRTTVWIHAGSSLVYKYHGSRQPSVNRAWIEALAFTANAPSGLYLVPEPAEQQQPDERESALTRS comes from the coding sequence ATGGGCAAGTTCATCTACGAGAACAGCGTCAAGGTCGATATCGAAGACCGCGCTCTCACTCACATCCAGCTGGTCATGACCGCGAAGCTCCGCCGTGGCGAGCCCTTCGGCTTCACGTGGAAGGACGACGTCAGCATGGGCGGCGGCCGGACGACGGTCTGGATCCATGCCGGCAGCTCGCTCGTGTACAAGTACCACGGCAGCCGTCAGCCCAGCGTGAACCGCGCCTGGATCGAGGCTCTCGCATTCACGGCGAACGCCCCGAGCGGGCTGTATCTCGTCCCCGAGCCCGCGGAGCAGCAGCAGCCGGATGAGCGCGAGAGCGCTCTCACGCGCTCCTAA
- a CDS encoding SOS response-associated peptidase, protein MCGRFANDATTDELIREFVAEGGRPEDWWKSWHGAYSIAPTESAPIVRDRGEGRILELVRWDWQSPPNRPQRAPLINARMEKLAAGFWAPAFSAARCLVPMRGYFEWTGEKGHKTPHFLHGDGLLAAAGLTWSMDHEGEKVRCFVVVTREARDAGGEVHDRMPAFLTPDTWDAWLTPEKLTGQTKLDTLAMLDHTSADVAATLRGHVVDRKVSNTRTVDPSDPTLLDPVA, encoded by the coding sequence ATGTGCGGACGATTCGCGAACGACGCGACGACGGACGAGCTGATCCGGGAGTTCGTCGCCGAGGGCGGCCGACCGGAGGACTGGTGGAAGTCCTGGCACGGCGCCTACTCGATCGCGCCCACCGAGAGCGCCCCCATCGTCCGGGACCGGGGTGAGGGCCGCATCCTCGAACTCGTGCGGTGGGACTGGCAGAGTCCCCCCAACCGTCCCCAGCGCGCCCCGCTGATCAATGCACGGATGGAGAAGCTCGCCGCCGGATTCTGGGCGCCGGCGTTTTCTGCGGCCCGCTGCCTCGTCCCGATGCGCGGGTACTTCGAGTGGACAGGTGAGAAGGGGCACAAGACGCCGCATTTCCTCCACGGGGACGGCCTGCTCGCCGCCGCCGGCCTCACCTGGTCGATGGATCACGAGGGCGAGAAGGTGCGCTGCTTCGTCGTCGTCACCAGGGAGGCGCGCGACGCCGGCGGCGAGGTGCACGACCGGATGCCCGCCTTCCTGACCCCCGACACGTGGGACGCCTGGCTCACACCGGAGAAGCTCACCGGGCAGACCAAGTTGGACACGCTGGCAATGCTCGATCACACCTCCGCCGACGTCGCGGCGACGCTCCGCGGCCACGTCGTGGACCGCAAGGTGAGCAACACCCGCACCGTCGACCCGTCCGATCCCACGCTTCTCGATCCGGTGGCCTGA
- a CDS encoding YbaK/EbsC family protein encodes MSDPSSLPERSRRVQEHLLAAGVETEIRVLPDSARTAAEAAAAIDCDVAAIANSLVFLADGRPVLVMTSGGHRADLAVLARSIGARAVAMAPPAVVREATGQAIGGVAPVGHPAPLPTFIDRALQQHDAIWAAAGHPHTVMPLTFAQLSSLTAGTVIEVV; translated from the coding sequence ATGAGCGACCCCTCTTCCCTCCCCGAGCGCAGCCGACGGGTGCAGGAGCACCTCCTTGCGGCCGGTGTCGAGACCGAGATCCGGGTCCTGCCGGACTCGGCACGCACCGCTGCGGAGGCGGCCGCCGCCATCGACTGCGACGTCGCCGCGATCGCCAACAGTCTCGTCTTCCTCGCCGACGGCCGCCCCGTCCTCGTCATGACCAGCGGCGGGCACCGGGCGGATCTCGCCGTTCTCGCGCGGAGCATCGGGGCGCGTGCGGTGGCCATGGCGCCACCCGCCGTCGTCCGTGAGGCCACAGGACAGGCGATCGGCGGAGTGGCGCCCGTCGGCCATCCCGCACCCCTCCCCACCTTCATCGACCGCGCCCTGCAGCAGCACGACGCGATCTGGGCCGCGGCGGGCCATCCGCACACCGTCATGCCGCTGACCTTCGCCCAGCTGTCGAGCCTCACCGCCGGCACGGTGATCGAGGTCGTCTGA
- a CDS encoding MFS transporter, giving the protein MNTAPASRTPSVWKQPAQVWAVAFACVVAFMGIGLVDPILPAIAESLEATPVETELLFTSYLLVTGLAMLVTSWISSRIGAKATLLVGLGLIVVFAFLCAISGSVDAVIGFRAGWGLGNALFISTALATIVGAASGGSSAAIVLYEAALGLGIAVGPLLGGILGEQSWRGPFFGVVALMAIAFIAVLVLLRGPGEKRTPVKFSAPFTALRRPALAILAVAALFYNIGFFVLLAFSPFPLGFGAMGIGLTFFGWGVALAVTSVWVAPVLMRRMPRTHVILAVLPLLAVDLVVAGLVVAEPAALVVCIIVGGLLLGVMNTVLTEAVMEATDLPRSVASSAYSAVRFLGGAMAPPIAALLWHLFSATVPYLFAAAAVLLAALTILLGRKVLAHIDDEPADATAEDAAAILVGDAG; this is encoded by the coding sequence TTGAACACCGCCCCCGCATCCCGCACCCCGTCGGTCTGGAAGCAGCCCGCCCAGGTGTGGGCCGTCGCCTTCGCGTGCGTCGTCGCCTTCATGGGCATCGGCCTCGTCGATCCGATCCTCCCGGCGATCGCGGAGTCCCTCGAAGCGACGCCGGTCGAGACGGAGCTCCTCTTCACCAGCTACCTCCTGGTCACCGGCCTCGCGATGCTCGTCACGAGCTGGATCTCCAGCCGGATCGGCGCCAAGGCCACGCTGCTGGTCGGACTCGGACTGATCGTGGTGTTCGCCTTCCTCTGCGCGATCAGCGGCAGCGTCGACGCCGTCATCGGATTCCGGGCCGGCTGGGGTCTGGGCAACGCGCTGTTCATCTCGACCGCGCTGGCCACCATCGTCGGCGCGGCATCCGGCGGCAGCAGCGCGGCGATCGTGCTGTATGAGGCTGCTCTCGGCCTCGGCATCGCCGTGGGCCCGCTGCTCGGCGGCATCCTCGGCGAGCAGAGCTGGCGCGGACCGTTCTTTGGCGTCGTCGCCCTGATGGCCATCGCGTTCATCGCCGTCCTGGTGCTGCTGCGAGGGCCGGGCGAGAAGCGCACCCCCGTGAAGTTCTCCGCCCCCTTCACCGCTCTGCGCCGTCCCGCTCTCGCGATCCTCGCCGTGGCCGCCCTGTTCTACAACATCGGCTTCTTCGTGCTGCTGGCGTTCTCGCCGTTCCCCCTGGGCTTCGGGGCCATGGGCATCGGCCTGACGTTCTTCGGCTGGGGCGTCGCCCTCGCGGTCACCAGCGTGTGGGTCGCGCCCGTGCTGATGCGCCGGATGCCGAGGACCCACGTCATCCTCGCCGTGCTGCCGCTGCTCGCCGTCGACCTCGTCGTCGCGGGGCTGGTGGTCGCCGAACCTGCCGCTCTCGTCGTGTGCATCATCGTGGGCGGCCTGCTGCTCGGCGTCATGAACACCGTGCTGACCGAAGCCGTGATGGAGGCGACCGACCTCCCCCGCTCCGTCGCCTCCTCGGCCTACTCCGCGGTCCGCTTCCTCGGCGGCGCGATGGCCCCGCCGATCGCGGCGCTCCTGTGGCACCTGTTCAGCGCGACCGTGCCGTACCTCTTCGCCGCCGCCGCCGTCCTTCTGGCAGCACTGACGATCCTCCTCGGCCGGAAGGTCCTCGCGCACATCGACGACGAACCTGCCGACGCGACCGCGGAGGACGCGGCGGCGATCCTCGTCGGTGACGCCGGCTGA
- a CDS encoding MarR family winged helix-turn-helix transcriptional regulator encodes MNRSEVIPSLVLSGYALGRIAAQDAGNDAPAAQWRVLSLLDQSGPRRVGELAAAARTTQPGMTRLLGTLEREGLVHRSPDADDSRATVVAVTPDGTAALTAWRSEFRETIAPRFTGLDDDDWHALTRAAEILAARTSADRTGEIR; translated from the coding sequence ATGAATCGCTCGGAGGTCATCCCGTCGCTCGTCCTGTCGGGGTACGCGCTGGGTCGCATCGCCGCCCAGGACGCGGGGAACGACGCCCCCGCGGCGCAGTGGCGGGTGCTCAGCCTGCTCGATCAGTCCGGTCCCCGCCGTGTCGGCGAGCTCGCCGCAGCAGCTCGCACCACGCAGCCCGGGATGACCCGGCTGCTCGGCACGCTCGAACGCGAGGGTCTCGTGCATCGCTCCCCCGATGCCGACGACTCCCGTGCCACCGTCGTCGCCGTGACCCCGGACGGGACGGCGGCCCTGACTGCCTGGCGCTCCGAGTTCCGGGAGACGATCGCGCCGCGGTTCACCGGCCTCGACGACGATGACTGGCACGCCCTCACCCGTGCGGCAGAGATCCTCGCCGCCCGCACCTCCGCAGACCGGACAGGAGAGATCCGTTGA